The following proteins come from a genomic window of Patescibacteria group bacterium:
- the rplU gene encoding 50S ribosomal protein L21 — MAMDYAVIPLAGSQFLVSPGDKLKVNRVPYKEGDTFEVTPFLISKGKNLEIGLPEVKNFNVALKVVEHGKDEKIYVRRFRSKSRYRRKKGHRQPISVLEVLEITGKGKKTKELKAEEKEPIREEKVDIDSLGLSTRTENALKDAGKTDLSKLSEMNKKELMEIKGIGEKGADEIITKLK; from the coding sequence ATGGCGATGGATTATGCGGTAATTCCTTTGGCAGGGAGTCAGTTTCTTGTTTCGCCAGGGGATAAATTAAAAGTTAATCGTGTGCCTTATAAAGAAGGTGATACCTTTGAAGTTACACCCTTTCTTATTTCGAAGGGTAAAAATCTAGAAATTGGGCTTCCGGAAGTAAAGAATTTTAATGTAGCTTTGAAAGTAGTAGAACATGGGAAAGATGAAAAAATTTATGTTCGCAGGTTTCGATCAAAATCACGTTACCGCCGCAAAAAAGGTCATCGACAGCCAATTTCTGTTTTGGAAGTTTTGGAAATAACAGGAAAAGGGAAAAAAACGAAGGAGCTTAAGGCTGAAGAAAAGGAACCTATTAGAGAAGAGAAAGTAGATATAGATTCTTTGGGTCTGTCAACAAGGACAGAAAATGCGCTCAAGGATGCGGGTAAAACAGATCTTTCGAAGCTGAGTGAGATGAATAAAAAGGAACTAATGGAAATAAAAGGAATTGGTGAAAAAGGCGCAGATGAGATAATTACGAAATTAAAATAA
- the rodA gene encoding rod shape-determining protein RodA, protein MLSKVISFLKNIDINIKVDVYLILAILLLLGFGMVVIWSTNPVLAQKQFYFVLFGLVLFFTLSVFDYRNLARISPYLFFLVVIFLVLTPIVGARVRGTGRWLSLGPLTFQPSELAKLALILVLSWFYCVSSLDSLHKFLVSLLIAIFTAGLVAIQPDLGTAVVLIALWVFVSFVAKIPLIYFIYSVLVTVLMLPIAWSILAPYQQERIYAFISPRSDPLGSGYNVLQAVIAVGSGMFFGRGLGRGPQSQLRFLPERTTDFAFASLAEEWGLLGACVLLGLFFLLLARLWKIASSSETGFGALVTTGVFAVIFTQIIINVGMNVGIMPVTGLPLPLISAGGSSLITTLASLGLAHSVFIHTEN, encoded by the coding sequence ATGTTAAGTAAAGTTATTTCTTTTCTCAAAAATATAGATATAAATATAAAAGTTGATGTCTATCTAATTCTTGCAATTCTACTCTTACTAGGTTTTGGAATGGTGGTGATCTGGAGTACTAATCCGGTGCTTGCTCAAAAGCAGTTCTATTTTGTTCTTTTTGGTTTAGTTTTGTTTTTTACCTTATCCGTTTTTGATTATCGTAATTTGGCACGTATATCGCCATATTTGTTTTTCTTGGTTGTAATTTTTTTGGTTCTAACTCCGATAGTTGGAGCGCGTGTAAGAGGAACTGGTCGTTGGCTTAGTCTAGGTCCGCTTACCTTTCAGCCATCAGAACTTGCAAAATTAGCCTTGATCCTTGTACTTTCATGGTTCTACTGTGTAAGTTCTTTAGACTCGTTACATAAGTTTCTAGTAAGTTTACTAATTGCAATTTTTACAGCAGGGCTTGTTGCTATTCAGCCTGATTTAGGCACCGCAGTTGTTCTTATTGCTCTATGGGTATTTGTTTCTTTTGTAGCTAAGATACCACTTATTTACTTTATTTATTCTGTTCTTGTGACTGTTTTAATGCTTCCTATTGCTTGGTCTATTTTGGCGCCTTATCAGCAAGAGCGAATCTATGCTTTTATAAGTCCTCGTTCTGACCCGCTTGGTTCAGGCTACAATGTGCTTCAAGCTGTAATTGCGGTTGGTTCTGGCATGTTTTTTGGGAGAGGTTTGGGTAGAGGTCCCCAATCTCAGCTTCGGTTTCTTCCGGAAAGAACAACTGATTTTGCCTTTGCCTCCTTGGCTGAGGAATGGGGTCTTTTAGGTGCTTGTGTACTTTTGGGTTTGTTTTTCTTGCTTCTGGCTAGGCTGTGGAAGATTGCAAGCAGTTCCGAGACTGGGTTTGGTGCACTAGTTACTACTGGGGTTTTTGCAGTTATTTTTACCCAGATAATTATTAATGTGGGAATGAATGTGGGTATTATGCCTGTAACTGGTTTGCCCTTACCACTTATTTCAGCTGGGGGTAGTTCTCTTATTACAACTTTAGCTTCTTTGGGATTGGCACACAGTGTTTTTATTCATACCGAAAATTGA